Proteins encoded by one window of Aspergillus chevalieri M1 DNA, chromosome 6, nearly complete sequence:
- the SWI6 gene encoding putative APSES transcription factor (MbpA) (COG:K;~EggNog:ENOG410PGG6;~InterPro:IPR018004,IPR036887,IPR036770,IPR020683, IPR003163;~PFAM:PF13637;~go_function: GO:0003677 - DNA binding [Evidence IEA]), with translation MVSSNNPVGRPGLPMSYSQSSIGSTNGMAFSQSQMGSFNTSHSVASTPRATPPPPKGSQQSTMSFSYHNGNGMPASSRSSYGGFDEPNGLPSIPSLHEEFKPQIYRAVYSNVHVYEMEVNGVAVMKRRDDSWLNATQILKVAGVVKARRTKTLEKEIAAGEHEKVQGGYGKYQGTWVNFHRGVDLCREYHVEELLRPLLEYDPSANGTGGTTHDIMDTPTKEQAMAAQRKRLYSGMDGNRSMSQPQQGTFFQNISRTAATAVNAISKARFDSPAARGNVNRRPSVMQKSFNSEPHMPFNAQQSMYSIASDNSLSNHMQNGGRLPPVDNSGLNHEESAEPPRKRFRSTSHHEQSFGAHQEPSNLSMHEPTPTEPNESFYQEMDIPASMVDGNPRASDPLPAASTPERFQKTKLIMTLFLDKRTKDFSSHPALVQLSNEDLEIPLDEYQNNALHWAAMLARMPLVHALIQKGVSIYRVNGAGETALQKSVGTRNNLDYRSFPRLLQVLAPTIDMVDYSGRTILHHIAVMAATGGGGHVSAKHYLEALLEFIVRHGGSTVSTHAPNGTVENGQNGPITGEVITLGRFISEIVNLRDDQGDTALNLAGRARSVLVPQLLEVGADPHIPNHTGLRPADYGVGVDMIEGNSQANKGDSFTDQLAKTKKEILDATLSQVTTMVQEALGGLDRELASSLTQKQEKFDHWHSRIRETAKARQIEQKGLDDLKRKGSDRIELDRRIRNLERSLEDFYTVLNDKRGESLDMSKVAAVGDADKESGLDIEEFEAIFPESFDPTAGLSEKQSAYLASLPSPEVLRKRISCYQGVNDELLAEVERLKSKNVVLGQNYRRMVMACTGWSAEQVDEAAEGLTQCVKELNDNPVPEDEAIEILMRDRGQDW, from the exons ATGGTTTCCAGCAATAACCCTGTTGGACGTCCAGGCCTGCCCATGTCATATTCGCAAAGTAGCATCGGGTCGACCAATGGCATGGCTTTCTCACAATCGCAAATGGGCTCATTCAACACTTCTCATTCCGTGGCATCGACACCAAGAGCAACACCGCCTCCCCCGAAGGGATCACAACAATCGACCATGTCGTTCAGCTATCACAATGGCAACGGCATGCCTGCCAGCTCGAGAAGCAGTTATGGTGGCTTCGATGAACCGAATGGCTTGCCGTCAATACCATCCCTTCATGAAGAATTTAAGCCGCAAATATACAGG GCTGTCTATTCCAATGTACATGTTTACGAAATGGAAGTCAACGGAGTTGCGGTGATGAAACGTCGTGACGATTCATGGTTGAACGCTACTCAGATCCTTAAAGTCGCTGGCGTGGTCAAAGCTCGAAGGACAAAAACGCTTGAAAAGGAGATTGCGGCCGGTGAACATGAGAAGGTCCAAGGTGGCTATGGTAAATACCAGGGTACATGGGTGAACTTTCACAGGGGCGTGGATCTTTGCCGGGAATATCACGTCGAAGAGTTATTGAGACCGTTGCTCGAATATGACCCTAGCGCAAACGGTACTGGTGGCACCACGCACGATATTATGGACACTCCCACCAAAGAACAGGCGATGGCTGCGCAGCGCAAGCGATTATACAGCGGCATGGATGGCAATCGCAGCATGTCTCAACCACAACAGGGCACCTTTTTCCAGAACATCTCCCGCACCGCCGCTACAGCCGTCAATGCCATCAGCAAGGCCCGATTTGACTCTCCAGCCGCCCGAGGAAATGTCAACAGACGGCCGAGTGTCATGCAAAAATCATTCAACAGCGAGCCCCATATGCCCTTCAACGCTCAGCAGAGCATGTACAGCATAGCGTCCGATAACAGCCTCAGCAACCATATGCAGAACGGTGGACGATTACCGCCTGTTGATAATTCAGGCCTTAATCACGAGGAATCTGCAGAACCCCCTCGTAAACGATTTAGGTCTACCTCCCATCACGAACAATCATTTGGGGCTCACCAGGAGCCCTCTAATCTATCGATGCATGAGCCAACACCAACAGAACCGAATGAATCATTCTACCAGGAAATGGATATACCAGCTTCCATGGTGGATGGTAACCCGCGCGCCTCTGATCCGCTTCCTGCAGCGTCGACCCCTGAAAGGTTCCAAAAGACGAAACTCATCATGACCTTGTTCCTTGATAAGCGGACGAAGGATTTCTCGAGCCATCCGGCCTTAGTTCAACTTTCCAACGAAGACCTGGAGATTCCTCTCGACGAGTATCAAAACAATGCACTTCATTGGGCCGCGATGCTTGCTCGCATGCCTCTTGTCCACGCACTCATTCAGAAGGGCGTGAGCATCTACCGTGTGAACGGCGCAGGAGAAACTGCCCTGCAAAAATCGGTTGGGACAAGAAACAACTTGGACTACCGGAGCTTTCCTCGCTTATTACAAGTACTTGCACCAACGATTGACATGGTTGATTACAGTGGGCGGACAATCCTGCATCATATTGCAGTGATGGCGGCAACAGGAGGCGGAGGTCATGTGTCGGCTAAGCACTACCTGGAGGCTTTACTCGAGTTTATTGTTCGCCATGGTGGTTCGACAGTCAGTACGCATGCCCCCAATGGGACTGTTGAGAACGGCCAGAACGGTCCGATCACGGGTGAAGTTATAACACTCGGGCGCTTTATTTCTGAGATTGTCAACCTACGGGATGACCAAGGGGATACTGCGCTCAATCTAGCTGGACGCGCACGCTCTGTTCTTGTGCCTCAGCTTTTGGAAGTGGGAGCAGACCCCCACATCCCCAATCACACTGGTCTCCGGCCTGCAGACTACGGCGTTGGTGTAGATATGATAGAGGGCAACTCCCAGGCCAACAAGGGAGACTCTTTTACGGATCAGCTTGCTAAGACCAAGAAGGAAATTTTAGATG CAACCTTATCCCAAGTGACCACTATGGTGCAAGAGGCATTAGGCGGTCTTGACCGTGAACTCGCTTCGAGTCTAACTCAGAAGCAAGAAAAGTTCGATCATTGGCATTCAAGGATCCGTGAGACTGCAAAGGCTCGGCAAATCGAGCAGAAAGGGCTCGATGATCTCAAACGCAAAGGTTCTGATCGCATTGAGCTTGACCGACGGATCAGAAACCTCGAGCGGTCATTAGAAGACTTCTATACGGTCCTCAATGATAAGCGCGGTGAATCGCTTGACATGTCAAAGGTAGCGGCCGTCGGAGATGCGGATAAAGAGTCGGGCCTTGATATCGAAGAATTCGAGGCAATCTTCCCTGAATCATTCGATCCAACGGCTGGGTTATCTGAAAAGCAATCTGCATATCTGGCTTCCTTGCCTTCCCCCGAGGTCCTGCGGAAGCGGATCAGTTGCTACCAGGGAGTGAACGATGAACTGTTGGCAGAGGTAGAACGTCTCAAGTCCAAGAATGTAGTACTGGGGCAGAATTACCGTCGAATGGTCATGGCCTGTACCGGATGGTCCGCTGAACAGGTCGACGAAGCTGCTGAAGGATTGACACAGTGCGTCAAAGAACTGAACGACAATCCGGTTCCGGAAGATGAGGCAATCGAGATTTTGATGCGAGACCGGGGGCAAGACTGGTGA
- a CDS encoding tetratricopeptide repeat protein (BUSCO:EOG09260UXC;~COG:L;~EggNog:ENOG410PFUP;~InterPro:IPR013026,IPR011990,IPR019734;~go_function: GO:0005515 - protein binding [Evidence IEA]), with amino-acid sequence MAETTPYSASLNTLFDNASPLKGQYEPVHLADAEVVPILELPVAKEVFGQTPSDKDAIKKVSSGDISYTTFVAEKTKSVAQSQIGEQRSQLLHIGLAALFSFLQSNVTGPALNFRPAEVILPSALRSQVATLRGVRDQIIRGLTVDGEAAYKLTPNVELFAIAKAILVDADVLVADGPVVARTARMRVNFLHQKMLSEVTSTLQDVIYEDLDELTKVVLGEGSTYTPHEKGRFLLERATMHTHHGFDAKARADLERAATERHFEFALTGRLGKRTKFQDRDISQLVILAKSADESATTESAASESEKKDDSQPSGPKNLDLNDDTLLESISFAKNPESQEQEKSMTVQDESGLSPALASIDAGDQPILDAVDSSILLALASAITNTTPENGLTREETHPYATRVLEGGSSNWQVYTQALLLRSRIEGYRSRTVERSVLQMQALVDQVIADTASLDAQTGEESTEEPTTFLPRPEKSESASAAERLEYIWLLNFSTRWDLEAELAKRWVDLGGLRTALEIYERLQMWAEAALCYAATEREEKAKQMIRGQLYEPTNKDEPAGDNETFQGPELFPLPANAPRLFCILGDIDTDPAMYERSWEVSGQRYARAQRSLARHYLTMKPPALEKAEEAYRKSLHINRINHGAWFALGCVQLELKHWEDAVDSFARTVQLEESDAEAWSNLAAAILRTSKPADDTSEDPVAQQTADTDADADSETAPAPAPQDPFRRKREALTALQRAAQLKHEDPRIWDNVLTVAASIPPPYTPFRDVINAQRRLIEQLGPKKGEKSIDHPILGMLVDHLTKDYSYEDLLINVNEADPNSERIVRSGTIPGQILSLIDHSVVPLITHSPSLWLLVARVEYFRNQPSKAFEAHEKAWRATVASSAQGAFQMGDEKKWLDVVKATERLVREGYAKYGPMDKEGQVENEDGESEMVAKDWRFKSRSAVRGILGKGKDFWEDSEGWSRLKELQSEVGTGS; translated from the coding sequence ATGGCAGAGACGACTCCTTACTCGGCATCGTTGAACACCCTGTTCGACAATGCATCGCCTCTCAAGGGCCAGTATGAGCCCGTCCACCTGGCCGATGCAGAGGTGGTCCCGATTCTCGAACTGCCAGTTGCAAAGGAGGTGTTCGGCCAGACTCCCTCTGATAAAGACGCCATCAAGAAGGTATCCAGCGGCGATATTTCCTATACCACTTTCGTGGCCGAGAAGACAAAGTCCGTTGCACAGTCGCAAATAGGGGAGCAACGCTCGCAACTGCTGCATATCGGTCTCGCGgctctcttttcctttctgcAGTCCAACGTCACAGGACCTGCATTGAACTTCAGACCGGCGGAGGTTATCCTCCCGTCAGCTCTGCGATCTCAGGTAGCTACTCTTCGCGGTGTCCGAGATCAGATCATTCGGGGCCTTACCGTGGACGGAGAGGCAGCGTACAAGCTGACTCCGAATGTGGAGTTGTTCGCTATTGCAAAGGCTATCCTGGTTGATGCCGATGTCTTGGTGGCTGATGGTCCCGTTGTCGCAAGGACTGCTCGGATGCGTGTCAACTTCTTGCACCAGAAGATGCTTTCGGAAGTCACCAGTACATTGCAGGATGTTATCTATGAGGATCTGGATGAGCTGACAAAGGTGGTGCTTGGTGAGGGTTCAACGTATACCCCGCATGAGAAGGGCCGCTTCTTGCTCGAGAGGGCTACGATGCATACTCACCATGGATTCGATGCCAAGGCTCGCGCGGATCTTGAGCGTGCTGCTACGGAGAGACATTTTGAGTTCGCGTTGACTGGACGGCTGGGAAAGAGGACTAAGTTCCAGGACCGTGATATCAGTCAGCTGGTGATTCTGGCTAAGAGTGCGGACGAGAGCGCAACTACTGAGAGCGCTGCTTCAGAGTCTGAAAAGAAGGATGACTCGCAACCTTCTGGTCCGAAGAACCTTGACTTGAACGATGATACCCTGTTGGAGTCTATTTCTTTCGCCAAAAACCCAGAATCTCAGGAACAGGAAAAGTCAATGACTGTCCAGGATGAATCCGGCCTTTCCCCTGCGCTGGCCTCGATCGATGCTGGTGATCAGCCAATTCTCGATGCTGTCGACTCCTCTATTTTGCTTGCATTGGCTTCAGCAATTACAAACACTACGCCTGAGAACGGTCTGACTCGCGAGGAAACCCACCCGTACGCCACTCGTGTCCTTGAAGGTGGCAGCTCGAACTGGCAAGTGTACACCCAGGCATTGTTGCTCCGCAGTCGGATCGAAGGTTACCGGTCAAGAACGGTTGAGAGATCCGTCCTGCAGATGCAAGCTCTTGTGGACCAGGTCATCGCAGACACCGCCAGCCTCGATGCACAAACTGGAGAGGAGTCTACCGAAGAACCTACGACATTCCTTCCCAGACCCGAAAAGTCCGAATCAGCATCCGCTGCTGAACGACTCGAGTATATCTGGCTCCTGAACTTCTCGACAAGATGGGATCTCGAAGCTGAACTTGCCAAGCGCTGGGTCGACCTTGGAGGCTTGCGAACCGCACTTGAAATCTACGAACGCCTTCAGATGTGGGCCGAAGCTGCCCTCTGCTACGCCGCCacggaaagggaagaaaaggcTAAGCAAATGATCCGCGGACAGCTCTATGAGCCCACCAACAAAGACGAACCAGCAGGCGACAACGAGACATTCCAAGGACCAGAACTCTTTCCCCTCCCCGCGAACGCGCCCCGCTTGTTCTGTATCCTGGGTGACATCGACACAGACCCAGCAATGTACGAGCGCTCATGGGAGGTCTCTGGCCAGCGCTATGCTCGTGCCCAGCGCTCTCTGGCCCGTCATTATCTCACCATGAAGCCGCCGGCGCTGGAGAAGGCGGAAGAAGCGTACCGCAAGAGTCTGCACATCAACCGCATCAACCACGGCGCTTGGTTCGCCCTGGGCTGTGTCCAGCTGGAACTCAAGCACTGGGAAGATGCCGTCGACTCGTTCGCCCGCACCGTTCAGCTCGAAGAGAGCGACGCAGAGGCATGGAGTAACCTGGCAGCCGCCATCCTCCGAACCTCCAAACCCGCCGATGATACATCAGAAGACCCCGTCGCACAGCAAACCGCAGATACCGACGCTGACGCTGACTCCGAAACCGCACCTGCACCCGCGCCCCAAGACCCCTTCAGGCGTAAGCGCGAAGCCCTCACAGCCCTCCAACGCGCCGCCCAACTCAAGCACGAAGACCCTCGCATCTGGGACAACGTCCTCACCGTCGCAGCCTCAATCCCACCACCCTACACCCCCTTCCGCGACGTGATCAACGCCCAACGCCGTCTCATCGAACAGCTCGGCCCAAAGAAGGGCGAGAAGAGCATCGACCACCCCATCCTGGGCATGCTCGTCGACCACCTCACCAAGGACTACAGCTACGAAGACCTCCTCATCAACGTGAACGAAGCGGATCCTAACTCCGAACGCATCGTCCGCAGTGGTACCATCCCCGGCCAGATCCTCTCGCTGATCGACCATTCCGTCGTGCCGCTTATCACGCACTCCCCCTCGTTGTGGCTCCTTGTCGCTCGCGTCGAGTACTTCCGCAATCAACCCAGTAAAGCCTTCGAAGCGCATGAGAAAGCGTGGCGCGCAACTGTTGCGTCCTCCGCACAGGGTGCGTTCCAAATGGGCGATGAGAAGAAGTGGTTGGATGTCGTTAAGGCGACGGAGCGGTTGGTGCGTGAGGGGTATGCGAAGTACGGGCCTATGGATAAGGAGGGGCAGGTTGAGAATGAGGATGGGGAGAGCGAGATGGTGGCGAAGGATTGGCGGTTTAAGTCCAGGAGTGCTGTGAGGGGGATTTTGGGCAAGGGGAAGGATTTCTGGGAGGATAGTGAGGGGTGGAGTCGGTTGAAGGAATTGCAGAGTGAGGTTGGGACTGGATCTTAA
- a CDS encoding DUF890 domain protein (COG:S;~EggNog:ENOG410PIKW;~InterPro:IPR029063,IPR010286;~PFAM:PF05971,PF05175;~go_function: GO:0008168 - methyltransferase activity [Evidence IEA]), protein MDTMRAARNIYKNDVDFMALSLQSPEFAKYLKPNGQLDFTDPDAVRQLTKSLLKQDFDLEVDIPENRLCPPVPNRLNYILWLQDLLDTTGDEYRDDYDPDRDVTGIDIGTGCCSIYPLLGCASRPRWKFVATDIDDENIETATKTVTKNGLESRIQIIKTDPSLLVPLQKSGVERLDFTMCNPPFYASRDEMIASAEAKERLPFSACTGAEVEMVTTGGELDFVARMIEESIRLGEKVLWYTTMLGKLSSVSVIVEKLISHNNRNYAVTEFVQGSKTRRWAVAWSWADLRPAMNVARGITNFPKHLLPFPSESTFLISNTSIDDLCSKLDAELSALPIQWHWRKNLSTGIGFAKENVWSRQARRKMQNPETAEKHKMEIDEGQVALGFKVQLKLDGIEETRTKVVMRWLKGTDSVLFESFVGMLKRKLEGR, encoded by the exons ATGGACACTATGAGAGCTGCGCGCAATATCTACAAGAACGATGTCGATTTCATGGCGCTTTCGCTGCAGTCGCCAGAATTCGCTAAATA TTTAAAACCAAATGGACAATTGGATTTTACCGATCCAGATGCGGTGCG ACAGTTGACCAAGAGTTTATTGAAGCAAGATTTTGATCTGGAAGTTGATATTCCCGAGAACAGACTATGCCCACCG GTGCCCAACAG ATTGAATTACATCCTGTGGCTGCAAGACCTGCTAGATACTACCGGAGACGAGTACCGTGATGACTACGACCCTGACCGTGACGTTACAGGGATTGACAT aggaacaggaTGCTGCAGTATCTATCCCCTTCTGGGATGTGCCTCGAGGCCAAGGTGGAAGTTCGTGGCCACAG ATATCGATGATGAAAACATCGAAACTGCCACAAAGACGGTAACCAAAAATGGACTCGAGTCGCGGATCCAAATCATCAAAACGGATCCCAGCTTACTCGTTCCGTTGCAGAAATCGGGAGTTGAACG GCTTGATTTTACAATGTGCAACCCTCCATTTTACGCATCGCGCGATGAGATGATTGCCTCTGCAGAAGCGAAAGAGAGGCTACCATTTTCA GCATGCACAGGAGCCGAAGTCGAAATGGTCACCACTGGAGGGGAGCTTGATTTCGTCGCGCGGATGATCGAAGAAAGCATCCGGCTTGGCGAGAAAGTCCTATGGTACACCACCATGCTCGGAAAACTGAGCAGCGTCTCCGTGATTGTCGAAAAGCTAATCAGCCACAACAACCGCAACTATGCCGTCACAGAGTTCGTCCAAGGCTCGAAGACAAGGCGCTGGGCAGTTGCATGGTCTTGGGCCGATTTACGCCCGGCTATG AACGTAGCCCGCGGGATAACCAATTTCCCCAAACACCTcctccccttcccctccGAATCGACCTTCCTCATATCCAACACCTCAATCGACGACCTCTGCTCCAAATTAGACGCAGAACTCAGCGCTCTCCCAATTCAATGGCACTGGCGCAAGAACCTTAGCACGGGAATCGGCTTCGCAAAAGAGAACGTCTGGTCTCGACAAGCGCGGCGGAAGATGCAGAACCCCGAGACTGCGGAGAAGCACAAGATGGAGATTGACGAGGGCCAGGTGGCGCTGGGGTTCAAGGTACAGTTAAAATTGGATGGGATTGAGGAGACGAGAACCAAGGTTGTGATGCGATGGCTGAAGGGGACGGATTCTGTTCTATTTGAGAGTTTCGTTGGAATGTTAAAGAGGAAACTTGAGGGAAGATAA
- the pldA gene encoding putative phospholipase PldA (COG:I;~EggNog:ENOG410PKYE;~InterPro:IPR016555,IPR015679,IPR001736;~PFAM:PF00614;~go_function: GO:0003824 - catalytic activity [Evidence IEA];~go_function: GO:0004630 - phospholipase D activity [Evidence IEA];~go_process: GO:0006654 - phosphatidic acid biosynthetic process [Evidence IEA];~go_process: GO:0048017 - inositol lipid-mediated signaling [Evidence IEA]): MNKFKSMIESEVDKLEDQFKGTGFHDARAQAHHMKHKFGKFFNILNPNHRHDEEHEQATDRKRTGIAKSHRFESYAPIRENNNLKWYVDALDYLWAVSIALDQAQEVIYLADWWISPELFLRRPPFDNQEWRLDQILKRRAEAGVKIYIIVYKEVNQALTCNSAHTKHALGSLCPEGSPGHGNIKVLRHPDHNIFENAADMTLYWAHHEKFIVIDYALAFIGGIDLCFGRWDAHQHPLADCHPSNFKNDIFPGQEFNNNRIMDFQSVDQWQSNEISKSEYGRMPWHDVAMGLIGDAVYDIAEHFVLRWNFVKRDKYKRDDKVDWLMLEGRTGEDEDLVAVQRPKFPCGDYVQHPFRPLDTKPRGRQGTVRAQLVRSSADWSSGILLEHSIQNAYIEIISNAKHFVYIENQFFITATGEHQAPVHNVIGSAIVEACVRAGKEGRKFRVIILIPAIPGFAGDLRQVEATGTRAIMDYQYKSICRGEHSIFGQIKAQGVDPTQHIFFFNLRAYDRINKTPALLKLEEDAGVSYQDIQRGIAETIMSDSVHPTIGKEGDKGEKDYETTAGEIEEKIERLRKFERRLEARESDEGLFSKDTVAHTTMLHGGKMSDEAWQGDPEGEKENFVQEELYIHGKVCIADDRVAICGSANINDRSQLGFHDSELAIVMEDEDFMDSWMDGKPYKAGRHIATLRRELWREHLGLLPAQDYDASREPNAQPPGVCPNKVQEGPENDFVADPLGERLWDMWTERATVNTEVFRLLFRADPDDNIRTFEDYDKFSPKGSKQGHLFDPFQPVTQVREQLDKIKGHLVWMPLDFLKDAEMAEPGLQVNQITESIYT; this comes from the exons ATGAATAAATTCAAATCGATGATCGAGAGTGAGGTTGACAAGTTGGAGGATCAATTCAAAG GCACCGGTTTCCACGATGCCAGAGCTCAGGCCCACCACATGAAGCACAAGTTTGGAAAGttcttcaacatcctcaatcCCAACCACCGCCATGACGAAGAGCACGAGCAAGCGACCGACAGGAAGCGAACTGGCATTGCGAAGTCCCACCGATTTGAGTCCTACGCCCCCATTCGCGAGAACAATAACCTCAAGTGGTATGTCGATGCTCTGGATTATCTCTGGGCGGTCTCGATTGCGCTCGACCAGGCCCAAGAGGTCATCTACTTGGCGGACTGGTGGATCTCGCCGGAATTGTTCTTGCGGAGACCTCCATTCGACAATCAGGAATGGCGCTTGGACCAGATTCTCAAGCGGCGCGCTGAGGCTGGTGTGAAGATCTACATCATTGTGTACAAGGAG GTCAACCAAGCGCTTACTTGCAATTCAGCGCATACCAAGCATGCCTTGGGAAGTCTCTGTCCCGAAGGAAGCCCCGGTCATGGAAACATCAAGGTCTTGCGCCATCCGGACCACAACATTTTCGAGAATGCGGCAGACATGACTCTCTACTGG GCTCACCACGAGAAATTTATCGTTATTGATTACGCCTTGGCTTTCATTGGTGGTATCGATTTGTGCTTCGGACGATGGGACGCTCATCAGCACCCCTTGGCTGACTGCCATCCATCCAACTTCAAGAACGACATTTTCCCCGGTCAGGAATTCAACAACAACCGCATCATGGACTTCCAGAGTGTGGACCAGTGGCAGAGCAATGAGATTAGCAAGTCAGAATACGGCCGTATGCCATGGCACGACGTTGCCATGGGTCTGATCGGCGACGCTGTATACGATATCGCCGAGCATTTCGTCCTCCGTTGGAACTTCGTCAAGCGAGACAAGTACAAGCGGGATGACAAGGTTGACTGGCTTATGCTCGAGGGGCGCACtggcgaagacgaagaccTCGTTGCGGTTCAGCGTCCGAAGTTCCCCTGCGGTGATTATGTTCAGCATCCATTCAGGCCGTTGGACACCAAGCCTCGCGGCAGACAGGGCACCGTGAGGGCACAGCTTGTGCGCAGCAGTGCCGACTGGAGCAGTGGCATCTTGCTTGAGCATAGTATCCAGAATGCTTACATTGAGATCATTAGCAACGCGAAGCATTTTGTCTATATCGAAAACCAGTTCTTCA TCACCGCTACGGGTGAGCACCAGGCGCCTGTTCACAACGTTATTGGAAGCGCGATTGTCGAAGCTTGCGTCAGAGCTGGtaaagagggaagaaagttCAGGGTCATCATTCTGATCCCGGCCATTCCTGGTTTTGCCGGTGACTTACGGCAGGTGGAGGCAACTGGTACTCGGGCAATCATGGACTACCAATACAAGTCGATCTGCCGTGGTGAACACTCGATCTTTGGTCAGATCAAGGCGCAGGGCGTTGACCCGACCC AACacattttcttcttcaacctgCGTGCCTACGATCGTATCAACAAGACTCCAGCTCTGCTGAAGCTTGAGGAGGATGCCGGCGTGTCTTACCAAGATATTCAGCGTGGTATTGCCGAGACGATCATGAGTGATAGTGTCCACCCTACAATTGGCAAAGAGGGCGACAAGGGCGAAAAAGACTATGAGACCACCGCTGGCGAAATTGAAGAAAAGATTGAACGGTTGCGCAAGTTCGAGCGGCGGCTCGAGGCTCGCGAGTCTGACGAAGGACTGTTCAGCAAAGACACGGTTGCCCACACCACCATGTTGCATGGGGGTAAAATGTCTGACGAGGCTTGGCAAGGTGACCCGGAGGGTGAGAAGGAGAACTTTGTCCAGGAAGAACTCTATATCCATGGTAAAGTGTGTATCGCGGATGACCGGGTTGCTATCTGTGGTAGTGCAAACATCAACGACCGA TCGCAACTTGGATTCCACGACAGTGAGCTCGCTATCGTCATGGAGGATGAAGATTTCATGGACAGCTGGATGGACGGCAAACCATACAAAGCAGGACGGCACATTGCAACCCTCCGACGAGAGCTGTGGAGAGAACACCTGGGACTGCTTCCGGCCCAAGACTACGACGCGTCGCGGGAACCCAACGCGCAGCCCCCGGGTGTCTGCCCCAACAAGGTCCAGGAGGGTCCTGAGAACGACTTCGTCGCGGATCCCCTGGGTGAGCGACTCTGGGACATGTGGACGGAGCGGGCCACTGTCAACACGGAAGTGTTCCGGTTGCTCTTCCGTGCTGACCCCGATGACAACATCCGGACGTTTGAGGACTATGATAAGTTCTCGCCTAAGGGCTCGAAGCAGGGCCATCTGTTCGATCCTTTCCAGCCGGTTACGCAGGTTCGCGAGCAACTTGACAAGATCAAGGGACATCTTGTGTGGATGCCGCTTGATTTCTTGAAGGATGCTGAGATGGCTGAGCCTGGTTTGCAGGTGAACCAGATTACCGAG AGTATCTACACGTAA
- a CDS encoding uncharacterized protein (COG:S;~EggNog:ENOG410Q2T7), translating into MANQCSGHSFAITQASNGNILTWHCHDCTGGPFTAVWLCKICGYVRCHSCHQSKS; encoded by the coding sequence ATGGCGAACCAATGCTCCGGTCACTCCTTTGCCATCACTCAGGCCAGCAACGGCAACATCCTCACCTGGCACTGCCATGACTGCACCGGCGGTCCATTCACGGCCGTCTGGCTCTGCAAGATCTGTGGCTACGTCCGCTGCCACAGCTGCCACCAGTCCAAGTCATAA